Genomic segment of Gigantopelta aegis isolate Gae_Host chromosome 10, Gae_host_genome, whole genome shotgun sequence:
GCCGCTCAGTTTCTGCGAGAACGTTTGTTTGAAGTGTCCGACCCATACCGGGTCCATGTGTGTAACATCTGTGGACTGATCGCCATTGCTAACTTGAGAAACCAGACATTTGAATGTCGGggatgtaaaaacaaaacacaggtATGTAGCAATTACAGATACAATAAAAGATAACATCTCATCTTGATTATAAAGTCTGTATGTTATTTTTCTGAATTTTAAATTGGCTGAACCGTAATAGGTACTTGCACTAGCAATGCCATCTACCCGCACTCTTATCCATGTTATTTGTTCAGACATGGCCGGATATGATTTTCTAATTGACTGAACCTTAATAGATACTTGCACTAGCAATGCCATCTACCAGCACTCTTATCCATGTTATTTGTTCAGACGTGGCCGGATATGATTTTCTAATTAACTGAACCTTAATAGATACTTGTACTAGCAATGCCATCTACCAGCACTCTTATCCATGTTATTTGTCCAGACATGGCCGGATATGATTTTCTAATTAACTGAACCTTAATAGATACTTGCACTAGCAATGCCATCTACCCTCACTCTTATCTATGTTATTTGTTCAGACGTGGCCGGATATGATTTTCTAATTAACTGAACCTTAATAGATACTTGCACTAGCAATGCCATCTACCCTCACTCTTATCTATGTTATTTGTTCAGACGTGGCCGGATATGATTTTCTAATTAACTGAACCTTGAAAGATACTTGCACTAGCAATGCCATCTACCCTCACTCTTATCTATGTTATTTGTTCAGACGTGGCCGGATATGATTTTCTAATTAACTGAACCTTGAAAGATACTTGCCCTAGCTCTAACCTATTATTTGTACCGACACAGTGTAAAagattattattgtaaatttaGTTTAAATGTGGAAAGTgttgccctgtctgtgggtgcatataaaagataccttgctgttaatgaaaaaattaaggTTTTCTCTAATGctgtcagaattaacaattaTGATTAAGAAAttgatgtgttctagtggtgtcactaaataatacaaattggtcttcagaggaaacccgctacatttttctgttagtagcaaagaatcttttatatacatttacccACAATCAAaaaccctgcaattaagaaaacgtTCATGGCAAAAAACAAGccgttgaaaaaaaaatctaatatagtccacagcaaaaaagtgctgtggagaatgaaaaactccacggcattgctgattgctgtgggcaattgcaggggttgcagtCAGGACCGCACACACCAGATATACgagttgtgtctgtgtgtgtgtgggatccagtgggcaattgcaggggttgcagtCAGGACCGCACATACCAGATATACgagttgtgtctgtgtgtgtgtgggatccagtgggcaattgcaggggttgcagtCAGGACCGCACATACCAGATATACgagttgtgtctgtgtgtgtgtgggatccagtgggcaattgcaggggttgcagcCAGGACCGCACATACCAGATATACgagttgtgtctgtgtgtgtgtgggatccagtgggcaattgcaggggttgcagtCAGGATATACgagttgtgtctgtgtgtgtgtgtgggatccagtgggcaattgcaggggttgcagtCAGGACCACACATACCAGATATACgagttgtgtctgtgtgtgtatgggatccagtgggcaattgcaggggttgcagtCAGGACCGCACATACCAGATATACtagttgtgtctgtgtgtgtgtgggatccagtgggcaattgcaggggttgcagcCAGGATATACgagttgtgtctgtgtgtgtgtgtgggatccagtgggcaattgcaggggttgcagcCAGGATATACgagttgtgtctgtgtgtgtgtgggatccagtgggcaattgcaggggttgcagtcaggatatacaagttgtgtctgtgtgtgtgtgggatccagtgggcaattgcaggggttgcagcCAGGATATACgagttgtgtctgtgtgtgtgtgtgtgggatccagtgggcaattgcaggggttgcagcCAGGATATACgagttgtgtctgtgtgtgtgtgtgtgggatccagtgggcaattgcaggggttgcagcCAGGACCACACATACCAGATATACgagttgtgtctgtgtgtgtgtgggatccagtgggcaattgcaggggttgcagcCAGGACCACACATACCAGATATACgagttgtgtctgtgtgtgtgtgggatccagtgggcaattgcaggggttgcagtCAGGACCACACATACCAGATATACgagttgtgtctgtgtgtgtgtgggaaccagtgggcaattgcaggggttgcagcCAGGACCACACATACCAGATATACgagttgtgtctgtgtgtgtgtgggatccagtgggcaattgcaggggttgcagcCAGGACCACACATACCAGATATACgagttgtgtctgtgtgtgtgtgggatccAGTGGGCAGTTGCAGGGGTTGCAGTCAGGACCGCACATACCAGATATACGagttgtctgtgtgtgtgtgtgtgggatccagtgggcaattgcaggggttgcagtCAGGATATACgagttgtgtctgtgtgtgtgtgtgtgggatccagtgggcaattgcaggggttgcagcCAGGACCACACATACCAGATATATgagttgtgtctgtgtgtgtgtgggatccagtgggcaattgcaggggttgcagtCAGGACCACACATACCAGATATACgagttgtgtctgtgtgtgtgtgggatccagtgggcaattgcaggggttgcagcCAGGACCACACATACCAGATATACgagttgtgtctgtgtgtgtgtgggatccagtgggcaattgcaggggttgcagcCAGGACCACACATACCAGATACACgagttgtgtctgtgtgtgtgtgggatccAGTGGGCAGTTGCAGGGGTTGCAGTCAGGACCGCACATACCAGATATACGagttgtctgtgtgtgtgtgtgtgtgggatccagtgggcaattgcaggggttgcagtCAGGATATAcgagttgtgtgtgtgtgggggatccagtgggcaattgcaggggttgcagtTAGGATATACgagttgtgtctgtgtgtgggggggatccagtgggcaattgcagggatTGCAGTCAGGACCGCACATACCAGATATACGagttgtctgtgtgtgtgtgtgtgggatccagtgggcaattgcaggggttgcagtTAGGATATACgagttgtgtctgtgtgtgtgggggatccagtgggcaattgcagggggatccagtgggcaattgcaggggttgcagtTAGGATATACgagttgtgtctgtgtgtgtgtctgggatccagtgggcaattgcaggggttgcagtCAGGATATACgagttgtgtctgtgtgtgtgtgtgggatccagtgggcaattgcaggggttgcagtCAGGACCGCACATACCAGATATACgagttgtgtctgtgtgtgtgtgtgggatccagtgggcaattgcaggggttgcagtCAGGACCGTACATACCAGATATACgagttgtgtctgtgtgtgtatgtgggatCCAGTCAGAAAATGGGTTCACCGAGGGGGGTTCAATTCTATGACCTGAGCACCTCAGGCCAACACTCTGCTGAGCTAGATCTCACACCCAGTGTGGCAATGCAATGCCTTAACTTCTTTCCTCCGATTCCCCCATCTCCTGGATGTGCTGCCCAGAATTGTGTGCTGCAAATTTATGGGATAGAAGCAGATATTACAACGAAGTAAAATGTTATTCCGTTTCACCATGGTTACGACTTGTTCTGTATTTCAGATTTCACAAGTACGGATGCCATACGCTTGCAAGTTGTTGTTTCAGGAGCTTATGTCCATGAGCATAGCTCCCAGAATGCTCGTCAGTTGAGGCAGCAAGACGGACAAACATTGTGTGAAAAAATAACAGCTTTAGTGAGTAATCAGAGAAGAGAAACACCCCAGTTTTAGAAGAAAGCTAAAGACTTGTCATCGACATTGATGGATGAACACATTCCAATTGTGAAGTTTGAGGATGAACGCACCAATAGCTATCTTAAGATGACTGGATGGCATACAAGCGTGCTATGCGACAAACTCATCCATCTGAAAGAACCCATTGCATACCTGTTGGTGTAATTCTGTATGTTGTTCATAGTCGTGTGTGACATTCATTCAGATAATACCATCAGTTTGTGGTAAAAATGAGATAAACACAAGATGATGCTTCAGAGCTGCCATAAGCGCAGTTGTGTGATGTACAGTGAATAACAAGACTGACTTCTGTTCACAAGAATCCCGATACTTAAAATGACTAGATGTTTATACTGTCCATCAGCAAATGACACTTATAATTACATTAAGATGGTTATTATGTCTAGTCCCAAGTTACTGTATTATGTGGGAGTTTGGTATTATCAGTTATACCAACTGAAATTGTGAAAAATGCagtgtatttatatgtacagAATGTAAGAATTGTGAGTGATACCCAATCATGTACACTCCATGACGACTTTCTCACAGTGCAAGTAGCTTTTGAtgctattaattattttatacttGATCAGGTCTAGTACAACAGATGATGGTACTGGTGAGGAAATAAAACCCAGTTCCTCTTTTGCACAAGCacaagttttaatattaaaatagttcagtaataaatgttttttgatGTCCTTCCATGCTCagaataaaagaaaatgaaCTACAGAATTTAAGTGTTGAATAACAATTCTTAATTTTGTGTTCATACATGAgtcattaaaacatgtttttgaaatTAAATCGTCACATTTTGATTTTTTGGGGGTATTGAAGTACAAAAAATGTAAAGCAAATCTTCCTTCTAAATACTGTGACATTAGTTACCCAAAAGGAACATCACAAATAATACTTAGTATAGCGTTTACAACACGGatgcaaaacaaaattactattGTAAATTTAGATCTTATGCTGTAACATATGTCCATGTGTACATAATTTATTCCATTTTGTACAGTTCATTCAATAAAAGAAATTCAAAACATGTTGTCATTCTACTTTTCACTTTGTACTCGGAtgggttaaagtttgttttggtaattgaggaaaccctctacatttttccattagtagcgagggatttttttttatgcaccatcccacaaacaggatagtacataccacagcctttgatataccagtcatggtgcactggctggagcgagacgACCCACTAATAGGGAtaaatcctaaaccgaccaacAAAGAGTAACATatctaaaacatttgtaaacaaaacaaaccaacaaaaacatGGTGCTCATGAACCCTTTAATACACATATCCAAATATGTTTGTATAGATGAATCTTTTAGTTATTACAAAAATAGATGAAAATAATTTCTAACAAATATTAGTATGTACTGTTAATAGCCAACAAGGACATCAACTAGAAATGAAAATCGCTGAAAAGCACTTGTTTTTTGTCATAGTTGGATGAACTTTCAGGAAGTTTTATCTACACCTTTAATTGGTACTGTAGAACATGGTTCCATGACTGGTCTAACTGAAGGAACATTGTCACTTGGGATAAACATCCAATAACATTTAAGGATTGTcgtatttcttttacgttcatcagggtatgaacaaaataatctGCAAactgaatcggcgaagccgttctcacaagtttgcagatgattttttttgttcatccCTGATGAAcgttaaaccccccccccctcccacacacacacacacacaatacttataattaaatttaaatcatacttgctaataacactaaaagttcacaTTTGaattttggtccataaacaataaagcTAAaaaagacaacttgcccatataaaatggcGTTGCCATTCGACTTTTCACGTTCATTgataaatgaacaaactcctgttgctacgtctggaccattGGGATGACGTTACATTGTAATGAccaacagaaatttaattatttgtaaatgaaggactagttttataaatatcacAGTGTTTGGAACTTTTAATTGAATAATAAAGCAGCATGTAGTTGTGCTATATAATTTGTgtattcctttaaaaattatttcgtAAATGTAAGAAACGAAACAATCTTCAAGTATAAATCATTAATCAGACATCTCACATAACACTAATCAATAATTATTTCTACAACCTACAGGCCTACTTTAGTAAGAATGGTTCAGTGTATAGTAGCAcggatgttaaaaaaaaaaagggaataAGCAGGAAGCATAAAGTCAATGGATAGGTGCCCAAAGGAAGAATGTGCAGTCCAAAGAATCGGAGCATCGGTCTGAATAATGGCACTATTTCGTTCTCAACAAATATTAACATTGCTGTTGAAAACTGAAACTTTCATCGACAAGCTCATTTGTTACATCCTGGGCATATCCTTGGCACCACGAAGTGACCGATCAGTGCGACAAGGGGGTTAGCCGTGGGGACTCCGGGGTACGGCCCACTGGACCCGGCAATGTCGAGGTGTGTGTAGGGTAGTGGTTTGCCTGAGTCGATCCCATGCTTGTCCATCCCCGACGCCCCGATCATGAACGCTGTAGGCATCTGGTGACCTCTGGCGGTCATTGTTGAAGGCTGGTTGTTAGCCTGCAGAAGATCTTCATACTCGGACGGACCCTTGACGAAGTCGTAGTCCTGCAGGAAAAAAGATCACTTTTTACTGTGTGTTGCCCTGTTACTAGATTATGGCGGTTTCAAAGTTCTGTCGGCTAGTTTGTAgaatatatttctaaaataccATATTTTAATGATGACCtgtttgataaatgttttaagaGGTATGGACACATGCTTAGAAATCGCAGCTACTAAACGTAACAGAAAAAATGTGAAGGATTTCCTAAAGTgtatacatatttgacgcattcatttattttaaagaaggaccctcctcctcagtgtgaacactgtcagggTACAttgactgtgcggcacattttggtggagtgtgatcatctcaagccgtcaagaaatgatatatttggcaacagaaatgttttggaatcgtttaaattccatccaatattaattgtaaagtttttaaaacactgacttctatacaaaatttcaaaatatacttaacttgattttatatattcatgGCTGTTAACTGTCCGTCGTGAAACGGATTTCCGTCGTCAGAGAAATTGtggaaattgttatttttattttattttttatttttttaaaaatgagaatCACTTCGGTCGTTTTTGGTTTCTGTAATGTCAACCCGATCACTTCGGCCGTTTTCTTTGCCCCACTGACCCCCCTTTAGGTACCTATCGGATgggtataatctaccatacatttTGGGGCCGATGAACGGCCCCATTCCCCTAACgtaaattcccaatccaatatCAAACCTTTTCCCCAATTCGACCCTTTGACCCAACAGTTTCCCAATAAAGATTCCCAAAGTTGCTCTTATCGCGGATACTTGaactcataaaaatgttttaaaatttagctaattgtatatttttttaaaaacctgacATCGAACAAGTTTCGTTTTGGTTTTCCGATCGATTACGAACATGTGACGAACAAgtctgacctggatatgcaaattagttTTATCCTGTTTTGATACATAGTCTGTTGTGtcgtagtttttagtaataatgcctacattgtctgatataatacagttttggtagaagaatacaacttttagttttaattcattcatttgcgttaacacatatttgggatctctcgcaacacgtccaatccgctatttacatagtccgaacggacgtagaaagtaaagtattgacttaatgtgcaccctgcacttttgctgtgctattttaagcagacgatcttattttgtaaaaaggtgtacatatgtttcgtacttttttcttcaaatattttattattattatttttttttttttaaatcatttttggtatgtttttttgtaattaaaaaaacaaaacaaacgtttctacagtagttgtaaattaagtgaaaaaaaccctacctttaatttaaatgtgctactcactccctttgaagtaatggccgTACCCGATGTCACATCATATGATGAACAGCACGTGCGAGTTTGAacactgttacaatgtaatagttctgctgggaaatattagattgcgtattatagatattgaaactTAATAAAGTTGATCcggtcaaatataacatttaccgaccagcggtatgttacttttttttattatttacgattGAATAATGGGATCATTCGAGAACTACGCAACGTGCACTAAGGAGAGTGGGAATTATGGGATGTGACAAAAcgtaatttgggggggggggggggggggggggaggaggttattgtgcaacgtaatgttaattcataaagtaaaatgcaaccagtcattgccattttattttaaacgtgcattgtctggaatatttttattatttaagcatttagaacagaaaataCCATTACGTTTGGTAcatataagacgccgcactccgaattggtttcactacaaTGGCTTTtctaagttaaaaataaacccactattttcaaagtgggacacttttgccggaaaattgaccccttctagggctgttctgaggtgttttctgctggctagccgagctgctttctaacaaaatatttttcgcCTTAATTATTGTGACTAAACTGAACAAATGGTATATAGATACAATATAACTTTATTGGTCAAATTTCTTAATTCAAGTACAAATAATGaacatgaataaaaacaatggTGCCACTGATGGTATTCCAACAATGCACTCGGCAAGACGATTTCTGTGCACATGACAGACCATCACGTGGTTGAGACGCTGCTGGGTCATAGTGCTCCGGAGCCACGTTTTCACCCTGCGAAGTGCGCTGAATGAACGCTCGGCAGAGCACGAACTTGCAGGCGATACCAGAAGGAGACGTAGTAGGGTTGACACTTGCGGAAACAACTTTCTAACTTCTGGTACCATACTGCGAAATGTGATGCGCACATTGTCCACGCTGGAGTGCTCGTACTGTCGGCAGAAGAATGTCAGCTCCTGCTGCAGTGATTCAGACAGTTCGGGGTAGCGAGAAACGACGTCTTCGTCTACGACACCGGTGGTGAGCATGTCGGACAACTACTTGTATGAGGTAAAGTCCGTAGAGGTGAAGAAGGCATCAATGTTAGCAACAGCACTGTCAACTGCCGCCACATACTGCACACGGAAGAACTCCTCTGAGCTGGTATGCGTGTGGGATTTTTCGCCGTCATTGTATCGTCGTGGAATTTTCCGAGTGCGCGGCAAGGAGATTGTCTCAGTGTTCAGTTCTCGAATTTTGTCAGTTGCTGTCTCAAAAATCGCGTGGAACTCCATGTTTATGTCGCGCCGATATAACAGAAGGTTCTTGCTAACAACAGATGCAGCAGCTAGCATCCCATCAACAGTTGTCTCTGCCCCTTGTAGCACTGTGTTGAATTTTTCGAGGCATTCGATCACTGGGAGAGATGCAACCAGACCAAGTACACATTTCGCGGTAAACAGGAGGCTGTGAATGCCGTTAGCCCTCGCTGCTGTGCTGCTGCCAAATGTAGATGATGCCTCATTCAGTGCCCCCAGCACGTGTGCGTAGTTGCTAAGGACGGCTCTAACGGCAATCCCACGTGACAGCCAGCGTGTTGGACAAAGCGGCTTCAGGCGTGAAGGGGAAGGGCTATCATCCATAACTTGCAGATCgaggtacaatttttttaatttgcctGATGAGTTGTAGAAGCCGCCCAGTTCCTGCACCACGTTAAGAGCATCGCGAAGGAACGGTGCACTCTCGATGGCCTTCGCACAGATGAGGTGCGTGATGTGTGCACCGCAATGCGTGTAGTTTGCCAGTGGTTGTACTTTCTTGATCAGTGCTTGGCAGCCTTGGTATTTGCCCGACATATTGCTGGCTCCGTCATACGTTTGCGCTCTCAGATGCGTGATTGGGAGGTTGAGTCTGAGCAACGCGTCTTGCAGCATATTGCTGAGGCTGGCACCAGTCGTCTCAGATACGCTGTACAGACCGATAAAGTCCTCGTGAACGTCGTAAGCGTCGTTTATATATCGCACGCATATTGCCTCCTGTTCAACGCCTTGGATGTCTTCCGTTGACAATGACTGCAAAAAGGCCCACGTTCTTGCAAATATTTCGCAGCACCATGTGTGCCATGATTTTTAACAGTTCGTTTTGCACGGCAACGCTTGTGTATGAAGTTGTGCGTGTCAACCACCTCTGTAACACGACGTCATCGTTGCTCCGCAGCTCTAACAACTTCATGAAGTTACCGTCGCTTGACTCTTTGCCGCGTATTGCCAATCCCTGCTGCGCTAGATACTGGACGGTCGTCACAATCTTCAGCAGAGCGTTGCACGCCTTCGTTTGTTCTTCAAGATGGTGCGTACTTAACTGTGCGTCAACGTCGTTGTTGGAAGACCGGAATTTCAGGTTGCTATGAGAAATCATATGTGCAGATGTCTTTTCGTGGATTTTGAATTTCTCAATTGCCTTCTTCCAGTTGCAAAATCCGTTCTGAAGACCGCGCCATGCCGGCCAAGTCCATGCATGCTGCTTTAGCACAAGTAAAGCAGAGTACTCCGTTAACGTTAGCGTCAAAGTGGAGCCATGGAAAGCCATCGAACCACGCGCGCTGAAAACATAGCGTTCGTTTAGCGAGCCGTTGCACCGGCATGCAGTTGACGTCCCGTGGCTGGTACGGCACTGGCGGTAAGATGGGCAACCGTGTCTGAGAACTGACtcttttctctgttttttctttaacatcTTCACCAACAACTTCGACATTTGAATCCGGTGTCGTCCCTACTCGCAACAGAGTCTGGGCATGGCGTGGTATGGCAGTGAAGAACTTTTTAATGTCCATGGTAGTTTTTCTACGGTATGCTATCTCCGTTAGCGTTTCGTCCTGGACGATGCAGTTTGCCAAATAACCTGCGTGTAATTCATCAAATTCGAATTGTTGTATCAAATAGCATGTCAAAATAACCGGATATAAGCCTATGGGTACAATGATAATTGACGAATACATTGTATGCAAAATATTCGTTATTAGATTCCTGGAGACTGGAGTAGTTGTTTTTCCGACGATATAACCACGGCCGGTCTAAAACAACTAAACTAGTGACCATCATCTACCTAGCGCGCATGCGCTATTGATAGTTTGATCCGATGtccttgtttcaaaataaaataaacgcattttttcagaataaataaaaaaataataataattaaacaatattatttacttgacaa
This window contains:
- the LOC121383712 gene encoding putative aminopeptidase W07G4.4; translation: MTTSSVVKTQTLLDKRALQEYEEKGITYDTGGADIKAGGVMAGMHRDKCGAATVAGFMKDVEAVNPKIVTIATLTGHSIRAVGPNYTDYDFVKGPSEYEDLLQANNQPSTMTARGHQMPTAFMIGASGMDKHGIDSGKPLPYTHLDIAGSSGPYPGVPTANPLVALIGHFVVPRICPGCNK